From Novipirellula galeiformis, a single genomic window includes:
- a CDS encoding PEGA domain-containing protein codes for MQTTPPFTLTPLHSANANHTRLVHLLWIAFLALLSLPSMGCVRRRMTVRTNPPGATVSVDNQMIGTSPAASSFVYYGTREFRIEKDGYRTETIRRRFNPPWYQMPGIDFISETLWPGDLRDERIIDVELVPKTLEPTPDILQRADSLRTQSQTGMVTSPR; via the coding sequence TTGCAAACGACTCCCCCGTTCACTCTAACGCCGCTGCACTCCGCGAATGCCAACCACACCCGGTTGGTTCATTTGCTATGGATCGCGTTTCTAGCACTGCTATCATTACCGTCCATGGGCTGTGTGCGGCGCCGAATGACGGTGCGTACGAACCCACCTGGAGCCACGGTGTCGGTCGACAACCAAATGATTGGTACGAGTCCTGCGGCTTCGAGCTTCGTCTATTATGGGACGCGTGAGTTTCGAATTGAAAAGGATGGCTACCGCACTGAAACGATTCGTCGTCGCTTTAATCCTCCCTGGTACCAGATGCCAGGCATCGATTTCATTTCCGAAACATTGTGGCCAGGCGATCTTCGTGACGAGCGAATCATTGACGTCGAATTGGTACCCAAGACGCTTGAGCCGACTCCGGACATTCTGCAGCGAGCCGATTCGCTACGCACGCAATCGCAAACGGGCATGGTTACCTCACCGCGATAA
- a CDS encoding toprim domain-containing protein has product MFPRQPIKLYDCRDHGVGSGAELFLVEGDSASRSVARARDTAFQAVLPMQGKPMNALKSTRRTIERNELYLALIDALGSGIEDYFHVNAMRYDRIILLFDPDADGIHCGALMMMFFYRWMRPLLESGRVSIVRAPMFEISATRYKDTLLAYGEEHYRIIREQLDAQGIQGIKINRFRGLASLNEATLRRTCLGPETRAASEVGLADAEEAIRVFSPNFR; this is encoded by the coding sequence ATGTTTCCTCGACAACCCATCAAGCTTTACGATTGCCGCGATCACGGGGTCGGCTCGGGAGCCGAATTGTTTCTTGTCGAGGGCGATTCGGCCTCGCGCAGCGTCGCACGCGCACGCGACACTGCGTTCCAAGCGGTGCTGCCAATGCAAGGCAAGCCGATGAATGCACTCAAGTCGACTCGCCGCACGATCGAACGCAATGAACTTTACCTCGCCTTGATCGATGCGCTGGGCTCCGGGATCGAAGATTACTTTCACGTCAACGCCATGCGGTATGACCGGATTATCCTGCTCTTTGATCCCGATGCCGATGGGATCCATTGCGGCGCGTTGATGATGATGTTTTTTTATCGCTGGATGCGACCGCTGCTGGAATCGGGTCGCGTGTCGATTGTGCGTGCGCCAATGTTTGAAATCTCAGCCACGCGTTACAAAGACACCCTCTTGGCCTACGGCGAAGAACATTACCGAATCATTCGCGAACAACTCGATGCCCAAGGCATTCAGGGAATCAAAATTAATCGATTCCGAGGCCTGGCCAGCTTGAATGAGGCGACCTTGCGAAGGACATGCTTGGGTCCCGAAACACGCGCCGCCAGCGAAGTGGGCCTGGCCGATGCCGAGGAAGCAATCCGAGTCTTCTCTCCTAATTTCCGGTAA
- a CDS encoding ECF-type sigma factor produces MNGVNELVEKSVKGEPAETDRLFTLMYDDLRRLAGRFLQHEPMRERLSSSSLVHQAYMRMIDQSRINWQGKTHFFAIGATVMRRILVDHARKVRSLKRGGGWGRRMLTDQITFELSRDDDVVALDDLLNTLVTLNQRQARIVELRFFGGMTMREISTEMNLGLRTIEKEWAMARAWMRRELRSSDEPDHDTSTGSESD; encoded by the coding sequence ATGAATGGTGTAAACGAGCTCGTCGAAAAAAGCGTCAAAGGGGAACCGGCTGAGACCGATCGCTTGTTTACGTTGATGTATGACGATCTGCGCCGATTGGCGGGGCGTTTTCTACAGCATGAACCGATGCGGGAACGCCTGAGTTCGTCGTCGCTGGTTCACCAAGCGTACATGCGGATGATTGATCAATCACGCATCAATTGGCAGGGCAAGACGCATTTTTTTGCCATCGGTGCCACGGTGATGCGCCGCATTCTTGTCGATCATGCCCGCAAAGTCCGCTCCCTGAAACGGGGTGGCGGTTGGGGGCGACGGATGTTAACCGATCAAATCACGTTCGAGTTGAGCCGCGATGATGACGTCGTCGCCCTCGATGATTTACTCAACACGTTAGTCACACTCAACCAACGGCAAGCTCGTATCGTTGAGCTGCGTTTCTTTGGCGGCATGACGATGCGGGAAATCTCTACCGAAATGAATTTAGGGCTCCGCACGATCGAGAAAGAATGGGCGATGGCGCGAGCTTGGATGCGTCGTGAGTTACGATCCAGCGACGAACCGGACCACGACACGAGTACGGGGTCGGAATCGGATTGA
- a CDS encoding protein kinase domain-containing protein, with protein MDAERYARLRDLFFAADELSEPERQSYLEAQTGDDPQLMDEVLSLLNEHDAESAKVEGESAMPTPAPGGLKQPTGQEHSVAPAPRDSEKRSVTSAASDTKRSGQSKVSASEITQRGAERTHASPKTFESRGSQDRTSPSALLLASKSRRARRINSGWLWLAAVLPTLLVGCWTYFSVSNNAESALQNELTGVTNSIDLATSRFLDDKAQMVQSWARQSTIRDSILALVEIGNKKSSLDEPKTSPLPARILSELQILSGKPTVEFVVWNESFTTIASWRADQADLGQPVSPRGTADVARALRGETVIYGPERGEGPADWDDNADASTTDTEEPTMACILPIRNGDSEIVAALLVKQIGLFKVFNEMLQEASATSGLDIYAINRSGEMISVSPHAAKLFHLSRFDMSPDTIVDHLRVSDPGSLITRGNRDAIVRRALPLTEAASSATLGESTVRLDPYANYAGESVIGSWRWNPRWRYAVIVEKNVKDAFAAARIVWYRFLLLGSLLTVTALVTASRLARRSARDQAAVHPLSRYEIISELGSGGMGVVYKAKHLQLGRETALKLLRSDRHNREDQLRFDREARLAASLTNPHSVTIYDYGRSEEGEAYCVMEYLRGLTLHEVVVRSGFQPMGRVLFLLRQVCEALGEAHSLDLVHRDVKPQNIMLSLDPSVGDWAVVFDYGLAKPLSPDKGTYQTSEVIWAGTPMYMAPERFRSPSVMDPRSDIYSVGCVAYYLLAGRPPFAECDPESLFALIISEQPIGIGIHRGDEVPETIRALVGKCMAKNAEDRYASITELAAAIDALRVEFPWTSHDAVNWWSQHGDS; from the coding sequence ATGGATGCCGAGCGATACGCCCGTCTCCGAGATCTGTTCTTTGCTGCCGACGAACTGTCCGAGCCGGAACGACAAAGCTATCTCGAAGCGCAAACCGGCGATGACCCGCAGTTGATGGATGAGGTTCTCTCGTTACTGAACGAGCATGACGCGGAGTCGGCAAAAGTCGAAGGTGAATCCGCCATGCCCACCCCAGCTCCCGGTGGGTTAAAACAGCCGACGGGACAGGAACATTCCGTTGCACCTGCGCCCCGTGATTCCGAAAAAAGAAGCGTGACCTCCGCGGCGTCGGATACCAAACGGTCAGGACAAAGCAAGGTTTCCGCATCCGAAATCACGCAGCGTGGAGCCGAACGCACCCACGCTTCGCCCAAAACGTTTGAGTCGCGAGGATCCCAGGACCGAACTTCGCCCAGTGCACTGTTGTTGGCCAGCAAGTCTCGGCGAGCCCGCCGGATCAATTCGGGGTGGTTATGGTTAGCGGCCGTGCTGCCAACATTGCTGGTGGGGTGTTGGACCTATTTCAGCGTTTCGAACAACGCCGAATCCGCGTTGCAAAATGAATTGACGGGCGTGACCAATAGTATCGATCTCGCCACCAGTCGCTTCCTGGACGACAAAGCACAGATGGTCCAGTCGTGGGCGCGCCAGAGTACGATTCGCGATTCGATTCTTGCGTTGGTCGAAATCGGAAATAAAAAATCGTCACTCGATGAACCAAAAACGTCGCCGTTGCCAGCGCGTATTCTTAGCGAGCTACAAATTCTTTCGGGCAAACCGACCGTCGAGTTTGTGGTCTGGAATGAATCCTTCACCACGATCGCGAGTTGGCGCGCAGACCAAGCCGATCTCGGCCAACCTGTTTCGCCCCGTGGCACCGCCGACGTCGCACGCGCGCTACGTGGCGAGACCGTGATCTACGGTCCCGAGCGCGGTGAGGGCCCCGCCGACTGGGACGACAACGCCGATGCTTCCACGACGGATACCGAAGAGCCCACCATGGCTTGCATTTTGCCGATTCGCAATGGGGATTCCGAGATCGTCGCCGCATTGCTGGTCAAACAGATTGGCTTATTCAAAGTGTTCAACGAGATGTTGCAAGAAGCGTCCGCGACCAGCGGGTTGGATATCTACGCCATCAATCGTAGCGGTGAAATGATCAGCGTCAGTCCCCATGCTGCCAAGTTGTTCCATCTCTCGCGATTCGACATGTCCCCCGATACGATCGTCGATCATTTGCGAGTCAGTGACCCAGGAAGTTTGATCACCCGAGGCAATCGGGATGCGATCGTGCGTCGCGCCCTTCCGCTTACCGAAGCGGCGTCCTCCGCCACTCTGGGGGAGTCGACGGTACGGTTGGATCCGTATGCAAATTATGCGGGCGAATCGGTGATTGGCAGTTGGCGATGGAACCCACGATGGCGTTATGCGGTGATCGTTGAGAAGAACGTCAAGGATGCCTTCGCGGCAGCCCGAATTGTCTGGTACCGATTCCTCTTGCTGGGGAGTTTATTGACGGTGACGGCGTTGGTGACGGCTAGTCGTTTGGCACGCCGATCCGCTCGTGATCAAGCGGCGGTACACCCGCTAAGTCGATACGAAATCATTTCGGAATTGGGCAGCGGCGGAATGGGAGTCGTCTACAAAGCCAAGCACTTGCAACTCGGTCGCGAGACCGCGTTGAAACTGCTCCGCAGTGACCGCCATAATCGCGAAGACCAATTGCGTTTTGATCGCGAGGCAAGGTTAGCCGCGTCACTGACGAACCCCCACAGCGTCACGATCTACGACTACGGCCGCAGCGAAGAGGGAGAAGCGTATTGCGTGATGGAGTACTTGCGTGGATTAACGCTTCATGAAGTGGTCGTACGAAGCGGCTTTCAACCGATGGGTCGGGTGTTGTTCCTATTGCGTCAAGTTTGCGAGGCGCTCGGCGAGGCACACAGCCTAGATCTCGTTCACCGCGATGTGAAACCCCAAAACATCATGTTGTCCTTGGATCCTTCGGTGGGCGACTGGGCCGTCGTGTTTGATTATGGACTTGCCAAACCGCTCAGCCCTGACAAGGGAACGTATCAAACAAGCGAGGTGATTTGGGCCGGCACGCCAATGTACATGGCGCCCGAACGCTTTCGTTCGCCGTCGGTCATGGATCCTCGCTCGGACATCTACTCCGTAGGATGCGTCGCCTACTACTTGTTGGCGGGGCGTCCCCCGTTCGCCGAATGTGACCCCGAATCACTGTTTGCCTTGATCATCAGCGAACAACCAATCGGAATTGGGATCCATCGCGGCGATGAAGTTCCCGAAACCATCCGGGCGTTGGTGGGTAAGTGCATGGCTAAAAATGCCGAAGATCGCTACGCTTCGATCACCGAACTCGCCGCCGCCATCGATGCGTTGCGGGTTGAGTTTCCTTGGACGAGCCACGACGCGGTGAATTGGTGGAGCCAACACGGCGACAGCTAG
- a CDS encoding BON domain-containing protein yields the protein MHIRLSIVVAILSLLAHPAFAQQPSIGAATGNAGSNGSANTGGATASNGGGGSNTASANAAEAFSGIQRGDTVGATGATGSGFNDLSGAGAGVQSGGGLGRFGGLGGFGAGGLGAGGLGALFGNANASSSTKSVIRTQLRSAIDVAPRSSAEIQQSAVTRMLTLPSQSQIPGVNVTVDNQTVILGGVVGSEKQRRMSELLMRLEPGVRNVENRIRVSSSAQ from the coding sequence ATGCATATTCGCCTATCGATCGTCGTTGCCATCCTGTCCTTGTTGGCTCATCCGGCGTTTGCTCAGCAGCCGAGTATTGGTGCGGCGACGGGCAACGCTGGTTCCAATGGATCCGCGAATACTGGGGGGGCGACTGCGTCAAACGGAGGTGGCGGTAGCAATACAGCTTCCGCTAATGCTGCCGAAGCATTTTCAGGAATTCAGCGGGGAGACACCGTGGGCGCGACCGGTGCGACGGGAAGCGGATTTAATGATCTCAGTGGCGCAGGAGCGGGAGTTCAGTCGGGTGGGGGGCTTGGCCGATTCGGAGGATTGGGCGGGTTTGGTGCGGGGGGGCTCGGTGCGGGGGGGCTTGGCGCCCTGTTTGGGAACGCGAACGCGTCGTCGTCAACCAAGTCGGTCATCCGGACTCAACTGCGTTCGGCAATCGACGTTGCTCCACGATCCTCGGCTGAAATTCAACAATCCGCGGTGACACGTATGCTCACCCTTCCGAGTCAAAGCCAAATCCCAGGGGTGAACGTCACCGTTGACAACCAAACGGTGATTTTGGGCGGCGTCGTGGGCAGCGAGAAACAGCGACGGATGAGCGAATTGCTGATGCGATTGGAGCCGGGGGTGCGGAATGTCGAAAACCGCATCCGCGTGTCTTCCTCGGCTCAATAG
- the mnmD gene encoding tRNA (5-methylaminomethyl-2-thiouridine)(34)-methyltransferase MnmD — protein MNQRVERTKLPCDVATLEIEVTDDGSRTLKSRVTGDSYHSASGALCETRHVYLLNSGIQERLSSGQSTRVLEIGLGTGMGMFVTVDCAIAHKTQLHYVAVEYEWISAPVVASLAPETWVSNPSIVANYLKWRAAVKLPSAVEAHGEASLISRPPHDAETSVHHWQAGDEQEVAVHLADVLAWDYAGDRFDAIYFDPFAPETNTELWQTATFEKMYKLLPPGGRLVTYCVKREVRDRLSAVGFKVRKTRGPAGGKREVLVAEKAG, from the coding sequence ATGAACCAGCGAGTCGAAAGGACGAAATTGCCGTGTGACGTCGCCACGCTCGAAATCGAAGTCACCGACGACGGCAGCCGCACCCTGAAGAGCAGGGTCACGGGCGACAGCTACCACAGTGCGTCAGGCGCCCTCTGCGAAACGCGGCACGTCTATCTGCTAAACAGTGGAATCCAGGAACGCTTGTCGAGTGGACAAAGCACCCGCGTACTGGAAATCGGACTGGGCACCGGCATGGGGATGTTCGTGACGGTCGATTGTGCCATCGCACACAAAACACAACTTCACTATGTCGCGGTGGAATACGAGTGGATCTCGGCGCCAGTCGTCGCAAGCCTTGCGCCGGAAACGTGGGTCAGTAATCCATCGATCGTGGCAAACTACTTGAAGTGGCGTGCGGCAGTGAAGCTTCCCAGCGCAGTGGAAGCCCACGGCGAGGCGAGTCTGATTAGCCGTCCGCCCCATGATGCCGAGACATCCGTTCATCACTGGCAAGCCGGTGACGAGCAAGAGGTCGCAGTGCATCTCGCCGATGTATTGGCTTGGGATTATGCCGGAGATCGATTTGACGCGATCTACTTCGATCCGTTCGCTCCCGAGACGAATACCGAATTATGGCAAACCGCAACGTTTGAAAAGATGTACAAACTACTTCCCCCAGGCGGTCGTTTGGTGACCTACTGTGTGAAACGCGAAGTCCGTGACCGCTTGTCCGCCGTCGGCTTTAAAGTGCGAAAAACACGAGGCCCAGCGGGTGGAAAACGCGAGGTATTGGTTGCCGAAAAAGCGGGCTAG
- a CDS encoding flagellin N-terminal helical domain-containing protein, which produces MTRINTNVSSLIAQNRLQSSNQDLQTSLTRLSTGLRINSGSDDPAGLIASEALRSEITSLNKSVSNTRRASQIVSTADSALGQVSNLLNDVRGLVVEAANSGALSDEEIAANQLQIDSSLEAINRIAQTTTFQGRKLLDGSLDFVSTANSVSSLKDVNIDQANLGTTGKIDVDVKISSAATQATSVVDAAAFAEAKSAVEIGSAANSVTLTADANGSEFNDYTVVFDDQATGAAATAALDTDTNIITVTYDSTSGTSTHNDYDAIKTALSTITGFTATNTGTSPDGTAAFTPPAGTLVTAGGATADELGDKLVFQLNGSSGAETFNFGAGTSGDQIAAAVNLVKDSTGVEATYSSAEGLTFTSTDYGSDSLVNVDIISEGSLGKFTTNLDATRSNGTDIKASVNGVEANGKANSFSINTSSLDLSMTVDKGSSTAFNFTISGGGAKFQLGPEVTSNQQARLGISSVSTGQLGGASGRLYELGSGQGKSLESDVSGAAKIIDEVINKVTAIRGRLGAFQSTTLESNMASLTETAANLSEAESSIRDADFAQESANLTRAQILVQSGTNVLSMANQNPQNVLSLLR; this is translated from the coding sequence ATGACTCGAATTAATACCAACGTTTCATCCCTGATTGCTCAAAACCGTCTGCAAAGCAGCAACCAGGATTTGCAAACTTCATTAACCCGTTTGAGCACCGGTCTGCGGATCAACAGCGGCTCGGATGACCCAGCGGGTTTGATCGCAAGCGAAGCCCTTCGCAGCGAAATCACCAGCTTGAACAAATCGGTGAGTAACACTCGTCGTGCCAGCCAAATCGTCAGCACCGCCGACAGCGCCCTGGGCCAGGTGAGCAACCTGCTCAATGACGTTCGCGGTTTGGTCGTCGAAGCGGCGAACTCGGGTGCACTCAGCGATGAAGAGATCGCGGCGAACCAACTGCAAATTGACAGCTCGCTCGAAGCGATCAACCGGATTGCTCAAACCACGACGTTCCAAGGTCGTAAACTGCTCGACGGTTCGCTTGACTTCGTCAGCACCGCCAACAGCGTTTCGAGCCTCAAGGATGTCAACATTGACCAAGCAAACCTTGGTACAACAGGCAAGATCGACGTCGACGTCAAAATTTCGTCCGCTGCGACACAAGCAACCAGCGTCGTCGACGCGGCCGCCTTCGCCGAAGCGAAATCCGCAGTCGAGATCGGTAGCGCCGCCAACAGCGTCACGCTGACCGCCGATGCCAATGGTTCGGAGTTTAACGACTACACCGTGGTCTTTGATGACCAAGCGACCGGCGCCGCCGCGACGGCCGCCCTCGATACGGACACCAACATTATCACGGTGACCTACGACTCGACCTCGGGCACCTCCACCCACAATGATTACGACGCGATCAAGACCGCGTTGTCGACCATTACCGGATTTACCGCCACCAACACCGGAACCTCGCCCGATGGAACCGCTGCCTTCACTCCACCAGCGGGCACGCTTGTTACCGCCGGCGGTGCTACGGCCGACGAATTGGGCGACAAATTGGTATTCCAACTCAACGGCTCCAGCGGTGCAGAAACCTTTAACTTCGGTGCCGGCACCAGTGGCGATCAAATCGCCGCCGCGGTCAACTTGGTCAAAGATAGTACCGGCGTCGAAGCGACTTACAGTAGCGCGGAAGGTTTGACGTTCACGTCAACCGATTACGGCAGTGACTCGCTTGTTAACGTTGACATCATCAGCGAAGGCAGCTTGGGCAAGTTTACCACCAACTTGGACGCAACACGTTCGAACGGCACCGACATCAAGGCTTCGGTCAACGGTGTCGAAGCGAACGGCAAAGCCAACTCGTTCTCGATCAACACCAGTTCGCTGGACCTTTCGATGACCGTCGACAAGGGCAGCAGCACCGCATTCAACTTCACGATCAGCGGTGGTGGAGCGAAGTTCCAACTCGGCCCTGAAGTGACCAGCAACCAACAAGCTCGGTTGGGCATTTCCAGCGTGAGCACAGGCCAACTTGGGGGTGCATCAGGTCGCCTTTATGAGCTCGGAAGTGGTCAAGGCAAGAGTCTCGAAAGCGATGTTTCGGGAGCTGCCAAAATCATCGATGAAGTGATCAACAAAGTCACTGCGATCCGAGGTCGTCTGGGTGCATTCCAATCGACCACCTTGGAAAGCAACATGGCTAGTTTGACGGAAACCGCTGCGAACCTTTCCGAAGCTGAAAGCTCGATCCGTGACGCGGACTTCGCGCAAGAGTCGGCTAACCTGACGCGGGCACAGATCTTGGTCCAATCGGGAACCAACGTGTTGTCGATGGCCAACCAAAACCCACAAAACGTTCTCTCGCTGCTTCGATAA
- the csrA gene encoding carbon storage regulator CsrA, with amino-acid sequence MLVLSRHRDESIMIGDDVVVTIVDIRGDKVRLGIEAPQSIPVHRQEVYDAIQRENRKSAQTGPGATKDVRPQRGE; translated from the coding sequence ATGCTCGTCCTTTCCAGACACCGTGATGAAAGCATCATGATTGGCGACGATGTCGTTGTAACCATCGTTGACATTCGAGGCGACAAAGTCCGTCTCGGCATCGAAGCACCGCAATCGATTCCCGTTCATCGACAAGAAGTTTACGACGCGATTCAACGAGAGAATCGCAAGTCAGCGCAAACCGGCCCGGGTGCCACCAAAGACGTACGCCCTCAACGCGGCGAGTAA
- a CDS encoding helix-turn-helix transcriptional regulator → MELTNRIDSAHQIHSRTFDLAKTQVVNALLQWAESSSGDEPDLSRFTDCVYIKDASGSIIRENRAFCDAFANGETMIGRPLSSDETFTHLDAVIMLGSPWIECQHFSSDAAGRMCALQTYERRLDEIEDPAFCILVVTRILGYLDKEEDVRRLSLREQFAVFNTFDDTDHTICRMIAEGESTKDIAAAVSLTTKSIENRRQRMLTSLGLQRPVEIVKMMVRLEENRLIGRRR, encoded by the coding sequence ATGGAATTGACTAACCGAATTGATTCAGCCCACCAAATTCATTCGCGCACGTTTGATTTGGCGAAGACACAGGTGGTGAACGCATTGCTTCAATGGGCCGAGAGCTCGTCGGGAGATGAACCCGATCTGAGCCGGTTCACCGATTGCGTTTACATCAAAGATGCGAGCGGTAGCATCATTCGAGAGAATCGGGCGTTTTGTGACGCCTTTGCCAATGGCGAAACGATGATTGGTCGCCCGCTTTCGAGCGATGAGACGTTCACGCATCTGGATGCGGTGATCATGCTCGGCAGCCCTTGGATCGAGTGTCAGCATTTCTCCAGCGATGCGGCGGGGCGAATGTGTGCGTTGCAAACGTATGAGCGGAGATTGGACGAGATCGAGGATCCTGCATTTTGTATTCTTGTGGTGACGCGAATCCTCGGGTATCTGGATAAGGAAGAGGACGTCCGGCGATTGTCTCTGCGAGAACAGTTCGCAGTGTTCAACACCTTCGATGATACGGATCACACGATTTGTCGCATGATTGCCGAAGGGGAATCCACAAAAGACATTGCGGCGGCAGTCAGCTTGACGACGAAGTCGATTGAAAATCGCCGTCAACGGATGTTGACCTCGCTCGGTTTGCAGCGACCCGTGGAAATCGTCAAGATGATGGTGCGGCTCGAAGAAAACCGGCTGATCGGGCGTCGCCGATAG